The following proteins are encoded in a genomic region of Pungitius pungitius chromosome 17, fPunPun2.1, whole genome shotgun sequence:
- the ldlrap1a gene encoding low density lipoprotein receptor adapter protein 1a isoform X2, with the protein MDALRSAGRALVRSPALAKQSWTAGRHRKLPEIWTDTRETIAEGMTFHLRHLGTTLVERPKGEELSAAAVKRIVATAKASGTKPQKVALKVSFRGIVLHDGATHQLLENVSIHRISYCTVDALHDKVFAYIAQDALSGTLECHAYLCPKRKVARAVALTVAQAFTVAFELWQVAKEEKGRRARSGSSGGAGNSSRSERSGSLGSLRGTDVATDRLLDFGDGANVVAESNGNVEEDQRPPETNKNPPCEAEDALDEAFSSCALGSYGSCADWQRRVLTPRSWTLG; encoded by the exons ATGGACGCCCTGAGGTCGGCGGGCAGAGCCCTGGTCCGGAGCCCCGCTTTGGCGAAGCAGTCGTGGACCGCCGGCCGACACagaa AGCTGCCAGAGATCTGGACTGACACCCGGGAGACCATCGCAGAGGGCATGACCTTCCACCTGCGTCACCTGGGCACGACGCTGGTGGAGCGGCCCAAGGGGGAGGAGCTGTCGGCTGCAGCGGTCAAGAGGATCGTGGCCACG GCTAAAGCCAGCGGGACGAAGCCTCAGAAAGTCGCCCTGAAGGTCTCCTTCCGGGGAATCGTCCTGCACGACGGCGCCACCCACCAGCTCCTGGAAAACGTCTCCATCCACAG gATCTCCTACTGCACGGTGGACGCGCTGCACGATAAAGTGTTTGCTTACATCGCCCAAGACGCCCTCAGCGGGACCCTGGAGTGCCACGCCTACCTCTGCCCCAAGAGGAAAGTG GCCCGGGCGGTGGCTTTGACGGTGGCGCAGGCCTTCACGGTGGCTTTTGAACTCTGGCAAGTGGCCAAAGAAG agaaagggaggagggcgAGGTCGGGTTCATCGGGAGGAGCCGGCAATAGTTCCCGTTCGGAGAGGTCGGGCAGCTTGGGGAGCCTCAGAGGGACAG ATGTGGCCACGGACCGGCTGTTGGACTTTGGCGACGGCGCCAACGTGGTCGCAGAGTCCAACGGGAACGTAGAGGAGGACCAGAGGCCCCCTGAGACCAACAAGAACCCTCCCTGt GAGGCCGAAGACGCTTTGGACGAAGCCTTTTCCAG cTGTGCTCTGGGTAGCTATGGTTCATGTGCAG ACTGGCAGCGTCGCGTACTAACCCCCAGGTCCTGGACATtggggtga
- the ldlrap1a gene encoding low density lipoprotein receptor adapter protein 1a isoform X1: MSRRDCEGFILCFELPEIWTDTRETIAEGMTFHLRHLGTTLVERPKGEELSAAAVKRIVATAKASGTKPQKVALKVSFRGIVLHDGATHQLLENVSIHRISYCTVDALHDKVFAYIAQDALSGTLECHAYLCPKRKVARAVALTVAQAFTVAFELWQVAKEEKGRRARSGSSGGAGNSSRSERSGSLGSLRGTDVATDRLLDFGDGANVVAESNGNVEEDQRPPETNKNPPCEAEDALDEAFSRLAASRTNPQVLDIGVTPPPKSGSANPTRTKADGKGPRPVRGGHVTTSNTTERGEGRGGGLSTSSPGFKRHHFVLKTRLQKVQ; encoded by the exons ATGTCACGGCGTGACTGTGAAGGCTTCATCTTGTGTTTTG AGCTGCCAGAGATCTGGACTGACACCCGGGAGACCATCGCAGAGGGCATGACCTTCCACCTGCGTCACCTGGGCACGACGCTGGTGGAGCGGCCCAAGGGGGAGGAGCTGTCGGCTGCAGCGGTCAAGAGGATCGTGGCCACG GCTAAAGCCAGCGGGACGAAGCCTCAGAAAGTCGCCCTGAAGGTCTCCTTCCGGGGAATCGTCCTGCACGACGGCGCCACCCACCAGCTCCTGGAAAACGTCTCCATCCACAG gATCTCCTACTGCACGGTGGACGCGCTGCACGATAAAGTGTTTGCTTACATCGCCCAAGACGCCCTCAGCGGGACCCTGGAGTGCCACGCCTACCTCTGCCCCAAGAGGAAAGTG GCCCGGGCGGTGGCTTTGACGGTGGCGCAGGCCTTCACGGTGGCTTTTGAACTCTGGCAAGTGGCCAAAGAAG agaaagggaggagggcgAGGTCGGGTTCATCGGGAGGAGCCGGCAATAGTTCCCGTTCGGAGAGGTCGGGCAGCTTGGGGAGCCTCAGAGGGACAG ATGTGGCCACGGACCGGCTGTTGGACTTTGGCGACGGCGCCAACGTGGTCGCAGAGTCCAACGGGAACGTAGAGGAGGACCAGAGGCCCCCTGAGACCAACAAGAACCCTCCCTGt GAGGCCGAAGACGCTTTGGACGAAGCCTTTTCCAG ACTGGCAGCGTCGCGTACTAACCCCCAGGTCCTGGACATtggggtgacccccccccccaagagtgGCTCAGCGAACCCGACTAGGACAAAGGCCGACGGAAAGGGGCCTCGGCCCGTTCGGGGAGGACATGTGACCACCAGCAACAcgacagagagaggggaggggaggggagggggtctcTCTACGTCTTCCCCTGGTTTCAAAAGGCACCACTTTGTATTAAAGACCAGGCTGCAGAAGGTCCAATGA
- the fndc5b gene encoding fibronectin type III domain-containing protein 5 — MRDGDERAARHVKPRRETMAGPGSSAAVPLLLLGFLSVSSVTADTALSAPLNVTIREIEVNSAMVTWEILEGDPVIGFAITQQKKDARMLRFIQEVNTTTRSCALWDLDEDTEYIVHVQSVSMAGSGPPSEPVLFRTPRESEKMASKSPDEVTMEEFGQSAQLRAGELIIIVVVLVMWAGVIALFCRQYDIIKDNEPNNNKDKAKNSSECSTPEHPQGGLLRSNV, encoded by the exons ATGCGGGATGGAGACGAGCGGGCCGCGCGGCATGTGAAGCCTCGCCGGGAGACGATGGCTGGACCGGGATCCTCTGCGGCGGTGCCGCTGCTCCTGCTGGGCTTCCTGTCGGTGTCCTCCGTTACCGCCG acaccGCGCTCTCAGCTCCGCTCAATGTGACCATCAGAGAGATTGAGGTGAACTCTGCCATGGTCACGTGGGAGATCTTGGAGGGGGACCCCGTCATTGGATTCGCCATCACCCAACAG aagaaggacgCCCGCATGCTGCGCTTCATCCAGGAAGTGAACACCACCACGCGCTCCTGCGCGCTGTGGGACTTGGACGAGGACACCGAGTACATCGTCCACGTCCAGAGCGTCAGCATGGCGGGCAGCGGCCCCCCCAGCGAGCCGGTCCTCTTCAGAACGCCCAGGGAGTCGGAGAAGATGGCGTCCAAGAGCCCGG ACGAGGTGACGATGGAGGAGTTCGGTCAGTCGGCTCAGCTGAGGGCCGGGGAGCTCATCATCATCGTGGTGGTGCTGGTCATGTGGGCAG GGGTGATCGCTCTGTTTTGCCGTcagtatgacatcatcaaagacAACGagcccaacaacaacaaggacaaAGCCAAGAACTCCTCGGAGTGCAGCACCCCGGAGCACCCGCAGGGGGGGCTGCTGCGCAGCAACGTCTga